CGTCCGGCCGGACGGGCGCGAGCCGGCGCGGGGAAGATAATTCAACTCCGCGGAGTGGAACACCTCTCGCTCTTCGGCCCCGGGACCCCCTCGCGCGTCGGGTACATGGGGCGGGCGCGCTCCACGAGCAGGTATGCGGCCCCGAGGACCACGACCCCGGCCAGGAGCGCCGGGGGCAGCCATCCCGGCTCGACGACGGCGAGCCAGGCGAGCGCGCCCAGCACGATGTTCAGGGCGATCACCCCGCAGGTCACGGCGGCGGCGCCCCATCCGTGCTGCACCGCCCGCTGATAGGCGTGGCTCCGGTGTGCGTCGTACCACCTCTCCCCTTGCAGCACGCGCCGGCCGAGCGTCAGGGTGGCGTCGAAGAGGAAGACGCCCAGCAGCAGCACCCACGCGAGCAGGGGGACGGCGCCGGCGCGCTCGGAGGCGAGCGCCAGCACGGCGAAGCAGAAGCCCAGGAACCCGGACCCCACGTCGCCCATGAAGATCCGCGCCGGCTGCCAGTTCCACACGAGGAAGCCCGCGGCGGCGGCGGCCAGCAGGAACGAAAGCGTGGCGAGGCCCGGGCTCCCGGCGGCCAGCAGGAGCCCGCCCCCGGCCAGGCCGACGGTGACCGCCTCGCTCCCGGCGATCCCGTCGATCCCGTCCATGAAGTTGTACATGTTGACGAACCACACCACTCCCAGCGCGGCGAGGAGCGTCCCAGCAATCCCCAGCTGTACGGTGCCCGACCCCACCCCCAGCGACGGGAGCCCACCCAGCCAATACAGGGCCCAGGCGGCGGCCAGGAAGTGCACCGCCAGCCGGGCGCGCGCGGAGACGCTGCGGTGGTCGTCCACCAGCCCGATTCCGGCCACCAGGACCCCACCGCCCAGCAGTGCGGCCGAGACCCACGGAGCGACCCACCCCGCCAGCCCGGCGAGCGCCACCCCGGCGAGGAAGGCCACCACGATCGCCATCCCTCCGCCGCGCGGGGTGGGGACGGTG
The DNA window shown above is from Longimicrobiaceae bacterium and carries:
- a CDS encoding glycosyltransferase family 4 protein, with amino-acid sequence MLPELLLVPAAAATSWALTAAVRKYALARSVLDVPNQRSSHTVPTPRGGGMAIVVAFLAGVALAGLAGWVAPWVSAALLGGGVLVAGIGLVDDHRSVSARARLAVHFLAAAWALYWLGGLPSLGVGSGTVQLGIAGTLLAALGVVWFVNMYNFMDGIDGIAGSEAVTVGLAGGGLLLAAGSPGLATLSFLLAAAAAGFLVWNWQPARIFMGDVGSGFLGFCFAVLALASERAGAVPLLAWVLLLGVFLFDATLTLGRRVLQGERWYDAHRSHAYQRAVQHGWGAAAVTCGVIALNIVLGALAWLAVVEPGWLPPALLAGVVVLGAAYLLVERARPMYPTREGVPGPKSERCSTPRS